Part of the Aquimarina sp. MAR_2010_214 genome is shown below.
CATACTTCATTTTTAGAATTCTTGTGTACTCTATTTCGAAAATTATCAAAAGTATTTTTTAGAAGAAAACCACTAATTACCAAATAACAAAACCATTGAAAATTAATAATGTTAATCAATTTCGATATTAGAATTCTATTATTTTGGTAATCTTCTCGACTACTTAAAAAATAGAGAGAGAGTACAATAGCAGGTATTAAATGTAAAGTATGTTTCCATTGTAGTTTTTTAATTTTTCCTGTATTAGTTTTAATATATAAAAAAAGTAGAGGACCGATAAGGCTACATGCCATAACACCTATTAAGACAATTGTTATAAGTATATTCTTGTCAAAAAATAACAAAACACTCTTGCCTATTCTAATACATAAAACTAATAGAAGTGCTCCTAAAAATTTATTTGAAAACTTATTTTCATTAATAAAAAAAAAGAAATAGGCAGCCACAATTAAGCCATTAAAGACACCTAGTAGACTAAAAAAAAAGAGTAATTCTTTGCTGAAATCCAACACTAATAATTTTTGAAATTCAAAAATACAATAATAGAATGGTATTCTATATTTAGTTACGATTCTTTTAGATTAAGTGGCTAGTTATAGTATAGCTGTTATATTTTTAGTTC
Proteins encoded:
- a CDS encoding AraC family transcriptional regulator — translated: MDFSKELLFFFSLLGVFNGLIVAAYFFFFINENKFSNKFLGALLLVLCIRIGKSVLLFFDKNILITIVLIGVMACSLIGPLLFLYIKTNTGKIKKLQWKHTLHLIPAIVLSLYFLSSREDYQNNRILISKLINIINFQWFCYLVISGFLLKNTFDNFRNRVHKNSKNEVWSVSIYVGIFLIWFSYVSFKFTSYIAGAVVFSFIFYILMLILYNLKKERRQKKHPTSDTKQVNEIIQKLKYFLEEEKVFKNNNLKMPELAKLLNITPHQFSEILNLSLNKNFSNYINEYRINEAKHFLLHDTNYTVEHIGELSGFKSTSAFYTAFKKHTGVTPSAFKSQS